The Haloterrigena salifodinae genome window below encodes:
- a CDS encoding ArsR family transcriptional regulator, with amino-acid sequence MRPVDERILETMRDEGNLTPQAVENFDVCSRGHASIRLSELEEYGLVERIAQGLYRLTDAGRAFLDEELDASELEASNGGS; translated from the coding sequence ATGCGCCCAGTCGACGAACGCATCCTAGAGACGATGCGTGACGAAGGAAATCTCACTCCACAGGCAGTGGAGAACTTCGATGTCTGCTCCCGTGGCCACGCCAGTATTCGGCTCTCTGAACTCGAAGAATACGGGCTCGTTGAGCGGATCGCACAGGGGCTCTATCGACTCACTGATGCCGGCCGTGCGTTTCTCGACGAAGAACTCGATGCTAGTGAACTCGAGGCCTCAAACGGCGGTTCGTAG
- a CDS encoding alpha/beta hydrolase: MSEDTEVDVEVHEGVTYATREADELGLDLFVPAVDDPPLVVYVHGGGWVAETRDNVPEPERYAAEWECAIASVSYRLAAIPDALEDGVEFAIDPANDTPRGVFPDQFVDVKAAIRWLRANADEYGYDATDVAAWGASAGGHLALLAGVIDDVDALAGDAFSEADLEKAVAPDESGAVQAVVDWYGVADLTLVPDDPTNPASLLIGGPKSEHEAAFVQASPVTHVSAETPPVLCMHGREDTMVPIEHSRVLFDALDEAGVDAALYELHDRNHVWVTGGVEEIESERVAMELLTADPTPAQSITETVHLEEGGSATSLIDGTPPAGPDAIERFLERTIT; the protein is encoded by the coding sequence ATGAGTGAGGATACCGAGGTCGACGTCGAAGTCCACGAGGGCGTCACGTACGCGACGCGCGAAGCCGACGAGCTGGGGCTCGATCTGTTCGTCCCCGCGGTCGACGATCCGCCGCTGGTCGTCTACGTCCACGGCGGCGGCTGGGTCGCCGAGACCCGCGACAACGTTCCGGAGCCGGAACGGTACGCGGCCGAGTGGGAGTGTGCGATCGCCAGCGTGAGCTACCGATTGGCCGCGATTCCCGACGCCCTCGAGGACGGCGTCGAGTTCGCGATCGACCCGGCAAACGACACGCCACGGGGCGTCTTCCCCGACCAGTTCGTCGACGTGAAGGCGGCGATCAGGTGGCTGCGGGCAAACGCCGACGAGTACGGCTACGACGCGACGGATGTCGCGGCGTGGGGCGCATCGGCCGGCGGTCACTTGGCCCTCCTCGCGGGAGTCATCGACGACGTCGACGCGCTCGCGGGGGACGCCTTCTCGGAAGCGGACCTCGAGAAGGCGGTTGCTCCCGACGAGTCGGGGGCCGTCCAGGCGGTTGTCGACTGGTACGGCGTCGCGGATCTCACACTGGTCCCGGACGACCCGACCAATCCCGCCTCGCTGCTCATCGGCGGCCCGAAATCGGAGCACGAGGCCGCGTTCGTGCAGGCGAGTCCGGTGACCCACGTCTCCGCGGAGACGCCACCGGTCCTCTGTATGCACGGTCGCGAAGACACGATGGTTCCGATCGAACACAGCCGCGTCCTATTCGACGCGCTGGACGAGGCCGGCGTCGACGCGGCGCTGTACGAACTGCACGACCGCAACCACGTCTGGGTGACCGGCGGCGTCGAGGAGATCGAGTCGGAACGGGTAGCGATGGAGTTGCTGACCGCGGATCCGACGCCCGCACAGTCGATCACCGAGACCGTCCACCTCGAGGAAGGCGGCTCCGCGACCTCGCTCATCGACGGGACGCCCCCGGCGGGACCGGACGCGATCGAGCGATTCCTCGAGCGTACGATCACGTAA
- a CDS encoding PH domain-containing protein produces MNGLNGRVKYQWGLKLILISIIFSMITRAVSQRFEFVPTWISIIGLFLLVLSGIAVISFHYRSWNFQIESNGIFIECGFLWRKRTFVPHHNIQHVDINQPIIDRLFGLSRLVIHTAGEADSTVRISGLRPDKSKMIEEEIFNKKQEDS; encoded by the coding sequence ATGAACGGACTAAATGGCCGCGTGAAGTATCAATGGGGTTTGAAGCTAATTCTTATTTCTATAATATTTTCTATGATAACTCGGGCTGTATCACAGAGATTCGAATTTGTACCAACCTGGATTTCGATAATTGGTTTATTTTTACTTGTTCTTTCAGGTATAGCAGTAATTTCCTTCCATTACCGTTCTTGGAATTTCCAGATCGAGAGTAATGGGATTTTCATAGAGTGCGGATTTCTCTGGAGGAAAAGGACGTTCGTCCCTCACCATAATATTCAGCATGTCGATATAAATCAGCCAATTATTGACCGTTTATTCGGGTTATCACGACTCGTGATCCACACTGCAGGCGAAGCGGATTCTACAGTAAGAATTTCTGGGCTTCGGCCGGATAAAAGTAAAATGATTGAAGAAGAAATATTCAATAAAAAGCAAGAAGATTCATAA
- a CDS encoding PH domain-containing protein — protein sequence MELAKRSIIRRVIDDITWSFITLPVFVLAFIGIGEASFILTYILSLLMYYGSRVIAQFLYWQRSSYSIEDGQITMRRGVLNLKRRSVPLERVQQVDVVQDWFNSLLGLTAVTFETAGTREKSGIELQYVTKNDAERIQKRLENQTEWSVEATAEQTTLYDASLQALILRGLTSLHLKYIFIGILGIATILTDLISTPGNRIPILSKLVYLPLPVVLGGLLLLVWLFGAIKTVIKFYDLSVTLEGDNLRSRAGFIYDHSTTIPMENIQVVRISSNCLQRILDYAVLTVSSAGMTEDNPFPFRKPLIPLEKSNTIETVAQQILPYRDESLQGPPKRMRRRYLLHYLIGIGILTVISIAGSYQLIGTIRPLGAWPLLFALAGPVLAHLNWKSRGIEIYGDQLVLKRGVVRQHTYIVPLNRIQEVSVTQSVFQRRANLATISIKTASPVLSIGIHAADFDIQTAESIQHEIRNISGTAPRETQTSK from the coding sequence ATGGAGCTTGCAAAAAGATCAATAATCCGTCGCGTAATCGACGACATCACGTGGTCATTCATTACTCTCCCAGTATTTGTATTAGCATTCATCGGAATCGGAGAAGCTAGTTTCATTCTTACGTATATTCTTTCTTTGCTCATGTATTACGGCAGTCGGGTTATTGCCCAGTTCCTCTACTGGCAGCGGTCATCGTATTCTATCGAGGACGGGCAAATTACGATGCGTCGGGGTGTGCTAAATTTAAAACGAAGATCTGTCCCACTTGAAAGGGTTCAACAGGTAGATGTCGTTCAGGACTGGTTCAACAGCCTGTTAGGATTGACAGCGGTGACTTTCGAAACCGCTGGAACCAGAGAGAAGAGCGGGATCGAATTACAGTATGTCACTAAAAATGACGCTGAAAGAATACAGAAGCGATTAGAAAATCAAACGGAATGGTCAGTTGAGGCTACTGCAGAGCAAACAACACTCTATGATGCATCTTTACAAGCACTCATCTTACGAGGACTAACTTCGCTCCATCTAAAATATATCTTTATAGGCATTCTCGGTATTGCTACAATTCTTACGGATCTCATCTCAACTCCCGGTAATCGAATTCCGATTCTAAGCAAACTGGTGTATCTGCCGCTGCCGGTTGTCCTCGGTGGTCTTCTCCTGCTTGTATGGCTTTTCGGTGCAATCAAGACCGTCATCAAATTCTATGATTTGTCAGTTACACTCGAAGGAGACAACCTGCGGAGCAGAGCCGGATTTATATATGACCATTCGACCACAATTCCGATGGAGAATATACAAGTAGTTCGGATTTCGTCTAATTGTCTCCAACGGATTCTCGACTATGCAGTGTTAACTGTTTCATCAGCAGGAATGACAGAAGATAACCCATTTCCGTTCCGAAAACCACTAATTCCCCTCGAAAAATCGAACACAATTGAGACCGTTGCGCAACAGATTCTTCCGTATCGCGATGAATCACTTCAAGGGCCTCCGAAACGAATGCGTCGACGATATCTGCTTCATTATTTAATCGGGATTGGGATACTTACGGTGATTTCGATCGCAGGATCGTATCAGCTGATCGGCACTATTCGGCCACTGGGAGCGTGGCCACTACTATTTGCCCTAGCTGGTCCGGTACTCGCTCACCTAAATTGGAAGAGTCGTGGGATTGAAATATATGGTGATCAACTTGTTCTTAAGCGGGGTGTAGTCCGTCAGCACACATACATTGTCCCGTTGAATCGAATTCAAGAAGTCTCTGTGACACAATCGGTGTTTCAACGCCGAGCCAATCTAGCAACAATCTCTATCAAGACGGCGTCTCCAGTGCTTTCAATCGGTATACACGCAGCCGATTTTGATATCCAGACTGCTGAATCAATTCAACACGAAATTAGAAATATAAGCGGAACGGCACCAAGAGAAACTCAAACTAGCAAGTAA
- a CDS encoding S8 family peptidase, whose translation MDKNIGLSRRMILKSIAGTSVAVGATGSRSANKGAVPEDEHLYIVLAGGSGLRDRIQRSGFDVLHELANESLFIVQGPEDRRDKLRTMAVVNDVIPDTTYAVNDMEKVADNSTITEKPSYETQWDKQLMETATAHNHATGNGTTVAIIDTGISHTHSALASQINTDHSRLFRYGRMYSGVDDVLVAKEPPGFFPEVTTITQPVAGDVSGHGTSVAGITASARNDTGIVGIAPDAEIISLRSMFWEQLNEYRNTLVGTITDTLLAIDYAVELGVDVINLSLGQKQPSDSRIFTAYRRVIQHAIEQDTVVVAAAENYGVDLDQETDYVLPADIPGAITVAATGPSDRRSHYSNYGNGTVDVAAPGGGYETTEKTAISDPEIVEFPYPTNNVLSTVSQDIYGSQYDYVNGTSIAAPQVAGLACLIRELDPNIHPRRVQQAIEKGAVELSGEYTSGLGAGRINASDTLERVVR comes from the coding sequence ATGGATAAAAATATTGGATTATCGAGAAGAATGATACTCAAAAGTATTGCAGGGACCAGCGTGGCAGTTGGTGCAACCGGTTCGAGAAGCGCAAACAAAGGTGCAGTTCCTGAGGACGAACATCTATATATCGTCTTGGCCGGAGGTTCCGGGCTTCGCGACCGGATCCAACGATCTGGATTCGACGTGTTACACGAACTCGCTAATGAATCGCTCTTCATTGTTCAGGGCCCTGAAGACAGACGTGATAAGCTCCGGACAATGGCGGTTGTAAACGATGTGATTCCGGATACAACGTACGCTGTTAATGATATGGAGAAGGTAGCAGATAACTCGACAATCACCGAGAAACCTTCGTACGAAACACAGTGGGATAAACAGCTTATGGAGACGGCAACTGCCCACAATCACGCGACTGGTAATGGAACGACAGTCGCAATTATCGACACCGGTATCAGTCACACACACTCAGCGCTCGCCTCTCAAATTAACACCGACCATAGTCGGCTTTTCCGGTATGGACGTATGTACTCCGGAGTTGACGACGTTCTCGTTGCTAAAGAACCCCCAGGATTCTTCCCAGAAGTAACGACAATCACTCAGCCTGTCGCTGGTGATGTTTCTGGACACGGAACCTCGGTCGCTGGAATCACCGCTTCAGCGCGCAATGATACTGGTATCGTCGGAATAGCTCCCGATGCAGAGATTATCTCACTTCGATCAATGTTTTGGGAACAACTTAATGAATATCGTAATACACTCGTAGGGACAATTACCGATACTCTTCTTGCGATCGATTACGCAGTCGAACTTGGTGTTGACGTGATTAATCTTAGCCTTGGACAGAAGCAACCCTCTGACAGTCGGATATTTACTGCGTATCGTCGCGTAATCCAGCACGCAATAGAGCAGGACACTGTCGTTGTGGCCGCTGCTGAGAACTATGGCGTTGATCTAGATCAAGAAACTGACTATGTGTTGCCTGCCGATATCCCTGGAGCAATTACCGTTGCCGCGACTGGACCATCCGATAGACGGAGTCACTACTCGAATTACGGAAATGGAACAGTTGATGTCGCCGCGCCCGGTGGTGGCTACGAGACCACCGAAAAGACCGCAATTAGTGATCCGGAGATAGTTGAGTTTCCGTATCCGACAAACAATGTGTTGTCTACTGTTTCACAAGACATCTATGGCTCACAGTACGACTACGTAAACGGGACTTCGATAGCGGCACCACAAGTAGCCGGACTCGCGTGTCTCATTCGTGAACTCGATCCGAATATCCATCCACGGCGCGTCCAGCAGGCCATTGAGAAAGGCGCAGTTGAATTATCCGGCGAATATACATCGGGTCTCGGGGCCGGTCGCATTAACGCATCTGACACGCTTGAGCGTGTTGTAAGGTGA
- a CDS encoding protein sorting system archaetidylserine decarboxylase, with translation MNFAPGAWKYAIPALLAAPFALLFSATVSLIALAVGAGTLAFFRDPDRTPPPTGVVSPADGTVSVLREEGDRVRLGVFMNVWHVHVVRSPFAASVTDLEHVSGANRPAFSKESDRNERVHVRCETESSNLPDADDGDDSSDDEDPHSRPDEPAFDAEVTLIAGAFARRIFPYVEPGDEMDRGERLGHIAFGSRVDVLFPPEVDLEDISVAKGDSMTAGETVVLESGAPADGEIDLGAGSDVDFGDLEDEGGDESPA, from the coding sequence ATGAACTTCGCTCCCGGGGCCTGGAAGTACGCGATCCCGGCCTTGCTCGCCGCGCCGTTCGCGTTGCTGTTCAGCGCGACGGTGAGTCTCATCGCCCTCGCAGTGGGGGCCGGCACCCTTGCGTTCTTCCGCGATCCCGACCGCACCCCGCCGCCGACGGGCGTCGTCTCGCCGGCCGACGGCACCGTCTCGGTGCTCCGCGAGGAAGGCGACCGCGTTCGGCTGGGCGTCTTCATGAACGTCTGGCACGTCCACGTCGTCCGCTCGCCCTTCGCGGCGTCGGTGACGGACCTCGAGCACGTCTCCGGCGCGAACCGACCGGCGTTCTCGAAGGAATCCGACCGCAACGAGCGGGTCCACGTCCGCTGTGAAACCGAGTCGTCGAACCTGCCCGACGCCGACGATGGGGACGACTCGAGCGACGACGAGGACCCCCACTCGAGGCCCGACGAACCGGCCTTCGACGCCGAAGTGACGCTGATCGCCGGCGCCTTCGCCCGCCGGATCTTCCCCTACGTCGAGCCCGGGGACGAGATGGATCGCGGCGAGCGGTTGGGGCACATCGCCTTCGGCAGCCGGGTGGATGTGCTCTTTCCGCCCGAGGTGGACCTCGAGGACATTTCGGTGGCGAAGGGCGATTCGATGACGGCTGGTGAGACGGTAGTGCTCGAGAGCGGCGCGCCAGCTGACGGGGAGATCGATCTCGGGGCCGGTTCAGACGTTGATTTCGGGGACCTCGAGGACGAGGGTGGCGACGAGTCGCCCGCCTAG
- a CDS encoding response regulator, with amino-acid sequence MGEGAAESAEILLVEDNPGDVRLVEEAVQGTDSTLHITRDGTEALDFLHRRDEFTDVPRPDIVLLDLNLPQVDGTQILNEIRSDPELEQLRVTVLTSVPEEYAAPELDELGANDFFTKPADPDEFMALVRRVI; translated from the coding sequence ATGGGTGAAGGGGCTGCGGAGAGCGCGGAGATCCTCTTAGTCGAGGATAATCCCGGAGACGTGCGGCTGGTCGAAGAAGCAGTTCAGGGGACCGACAGTACCCTTCACATCACGAGAGACGGAACGGAGGCGCTCGACTTCCTGCACCGACGGGACGAATTCACGGACGTTCCGCGCCCGGACATCGTGCTGCTCGACCTGAACCTGCCGCAAGTAGACGGCACGCAGATCCTCAATGAAATCCGGAGTGATCCCGAACTGGAGCAGCTTCGAGTGACCGTCTTAACCAGCGTCCCCGAGGAATACGCCGCTCCCGAACTGGACGAACTCGGCGCGAACGACTTTTTCACCAAACCGGCTGATCCTGACGAATTCATGGCCCTCGTGCGTCGAGTGATCTAG
- a CDS encoding phosphatidylserine decarboxylase, translating into MSFPYVEPSDEVDPGERIGHIVFGSWVDVLFPPEVALEDISVAKGDSMIAGETVVLEYEPTASGEIDFGAKSDIRSGLEDEGATSRLHSSSSSAH; encoded by the coding sequence GTGTCGTTCCCCTACGTCGAACCCAGCGATGAAGTCGACCCCGGCGAGCGAATCGGTCACATCGTGTTCGGGAGTTGGGTCGACGTGCTGTTCCCGCCGGAGGTGGCCCTCGAGGATATTTCGGTGGCGAAGGGCGACTCGATGATCGCCGGTGAGACGGTGGTGCTCGAGTATGAGCCGACGGCCAGTGGCGAGATCGATTTCGGTGCTAAGTCCGATATTAGGAGTGGACTCGAGGACGAGGGTGCGACGAGTCGCCTACATAGCTCTTCTTCATCTGCTCATTGA
- a CDS encoding DUF7344 domain-containing protein, producing MSSIDTSLPDEIASVADSDEEQRLSKDVIFELLKNRRRREVLAYLLEADDTVTLGELAEQIAAWENDTEVSALSSDQRKRVYVALYQTHLPKMDDAGIVEYDQDRGLISLADNADLLMMYLDTDTHQQDRWDRWYAALSVVGAALVTGAFLSVPPLSAVPTLGLAGVVVVAFFALSVAHAVSNRRRERNVDGKLSRIE from the coding sequence ATGTCGTCGATCGATACGTCTCTGCCCGACGAGATCGCATCGGTCGCCGATTCGGACGAGGAGCAACGACTGTCGAAAGACGTCATTTTCGAGCTCCTGAAGAACCGACGTCGACGCGAAGTCCTCGCGTACTTACTCGAGGCCGACGATACGGTCACCCTCGGCGAACTCGCCGAACAGATCGCGGCCTGGGAGAACGATACCGAAGTCAGCGCGCTCAGCTCCGATCAACGCAAGCGCGTGTACGTCGCCCTTTACCAGACTCATCTGCCGAAGATGGACGACGCCGGTATCGTCGAGTACGATCAGGACCGGGGACTGATCTCGCTGGCGGATAACGCCGACCTGCTGATGATGTATCTGGACACGGATACCCACCAGCAGGATCGGTGGGATCGGTGGTACGCGGCCCTGAGCGTCGTCGGTGCGGCACTCGTCACCGGTGCATTCCTTAGCGTTCCGCCGCTGTCGGCCGTCCCGACGCTCGGGCTCGCTGGTGTCGTCGTCGTCGCCTTCTTCGCCCTCTCGGTGGCACACGCCGTGTCGAACCGACGGCGCGAACGGAACGTCGACGGCAAGCTATCGCGGATCGAGTGA
- a CDS encoding transcription initiation factor IIB: MTRSIIDHTTSESTETETGLCPDCETDTIVHDPDRGERVCEECGLVLTEDPIDYGPEWRAFNAQEHDELSRVGAPLTQSMHDRGLTTTIDWRNKDANGHSMSADKQGQLHRLRVWQERIRTKNAGERNLKYALSEIDRMVSALGVPKPVKETASVIYRRALEQDLIRGRSIEGVATSALYTACRKEDIPRSLEEVTSVSRVDQREIGRTYRYIADELDINLEPTNPRQFVPRFCSELDVGKDVETKAVEIIDQTTEQGLHSGKSPTGFAAAAIYAAGLLCDETIPQRAVADTAQTTVVTVRNRYREQLEAIDQQPATT; encoded by the coding sequence ATGACGCGGTCCATTATCGATCACACCACGAGCGAATCAACCGAGACAGAGACCGGTCTATGTCCGGACTGCGAAACCGATACGATCGTCCACGACCCGGACCGCGGCGAGCGAGTCTGCGAGGAGTGCGGGCTCGTTCTGACCGAAGATCCGATCGATTACGGCCCCGAATGGCGAGCCTTCAACGCCCAGGAACACGACGAGCTCTCCCGCGTCGGCGCGCCGCTGACCCAATCGATGCACGATCGGGGGCTGACGACGACCATCGACTGGCGCAACAAGGACGCCAACGGCCACTCAATGTCGGCCGACAAACAGGGCCAGCTCCACCGACTCCGCGTCTGGCAGGAACGCATCCGCACGAAAAACGCCGGCGAACGCAACCTGAAGTACGCGCTCTCGGAAATCGACCGCATGGTCAGCGCGTTAGGCGTTCCAAAGCCCGTCAAAGAGACCGCAAGCGTCATTTACCGACGCGCGCTCGAGCAGGACCTCATCCGCGGCCGGTCGATCGAGGGCGTCGCCACCAGTGCGCTGTACACGGCCTGTCGTAAGGAGGACATTCCGCGGAGCCTCGAGGAAGTAACCTCCGTCTCCCGGGTCGACCAACGGGAGATCGGCCGGACGTATCGGTATATCGCCGACGAACTCGATATCAACCTGGAGCCGACGAATCCGCGCCAGTTCGTTCCCCGCTTCTGTTCTGAACTCGACGTCGGCAAGGACGTCGAGACGAAGGCCGTCGAAATCATCGACCAAACGACCGAGCAGGGTCTGCACTCGGGAAAGTCGCCGACCGGTTTCGCCGCCGCCGCCATCTACGCGGCCGGGTTGTTGTGCGACGAGACGATCCCCCAGCGGGCCGTCGCCGACACCGCTCAGACGACCGTGGTCACGGTTCGGAACCGGTACCGCGAGCAACTCGAGGCGATCGACCAACAGCCGGCGACGACGTGA
- a CDS encoding glycosyltransferase family 4 protein, which yields MNIGFYHDAAGTRHAGGIAVYTQQMAAALSQSNDVYLYTQRGEPAPIVRESDVTVVETPSFDSDWPASLEESLPVGSQDWTKARMTLWAERNGVIDHIDDTLDVLFTAHYLDDLLLSNLVDVPTVYTYHRLSDIGIGAKLQQAFSATELILANSMETADRVESAFDIDVEEIVYPGVDTDRFQPDADPVISSHDPIILFVGRLVEAKGIDELLEAVARLEGDQELHVVGRGDRERIRRRARDLGIAESVELHGEVPHPELPGYHAGADVFCLPSHDESFAMANVEAMACGLPVVTTDLEAIRTYLANGDNGLLSRVGDPQDLADKLNLVLESPELRARLGEQARTDAQAFAWRTQARRLEAFCSDVLDVPESVEEVRPDQPHPNMV from the coding sequence ATGAACATCGGTTTCTATCACGACGCCGCCGGAACCCGCCACGCCGGCGGAATCGCCGTCTACACGCAGCAGATGGCGGCCGCACTCAGTCAGTCGAACGACGTCTATCTCTATACGCAGCGCGGAGAGCCCGCGCCGATCGTCCGCGAGTCGGACGTAACCGTCGTCGAGACCCCGTCCTTCGACAGCGACTGGCCGGCCTCGCTCGAGGAGTCGCTCCCGGTCGGCTCCCAGGACTGGACGAAAGCCCGAATGACGCTGTGGGCCGAGCGAAACGGCGTCATCGATCACATCGACGACACTCTGGACGTGCTGTTTACCGCCCACTATCTCGACGATCTCCTCCTCTCGAATCTGGTCGACGTGCCGACGGTCTACACGTACCACCGGCTCTCGGATATCGGGATCGGCGCGAAACTGCAACAGGCGTTCTCCGCGACGGAGCTGATTCTGGCCAACTCGATGGAGACCGCGGACCGCGTGGAATCGGCGTTCGACATCGACGTCGAGGAGATCGTCTATCCAGGCGTCGATACGGACCGGTTTCAGCCCGACGCCGATCCCGTCATCTCGAGTCACGATCCGATCATCCTCTTCGTCGGCCGACTGGTCGAAGCGAAGGGGATCGACGAACTGCTCGAGGCGGTCGCCCGACTCGAGGGCGACCAGGAACTTCACGTGGTCGGGCGCGGCGACCGAGAGCGGATCCGCCGGCGGGCCCGCGACCTCGGAATCGCGGAGTCAGTGGAACTCCACGGCGAAGTCCCCCACCCCGAACTGCCGGGCTACCACGCCGGCGCCGACGTGTTCTGCCTGCCGAGTCACGACGAGAGCTTCGCGATGGCCAACGTCGAGGCGATGGCCTGCGGGCTGCCGGTCGTGACGACCGACCTCGAGGCGATCCGGACGTACCTCGCCAACGGCGACAACGGACTCCTGTCCCGCGTCGGGGACCCGCAAGATCTAGCCGACAAACTGAATCTCGTCCTCGAATCGCCTGAGTTGCGGGCGCGACTCGGCGAGCAGGCCCGGACTGACGCGCAGGCGTTTGCGTGGCGGACGCAGGCCCGTCGGCTCGAGGCGTTCTGTTCCGACGTCCTCGACGTCCCGGAGTCGGTCGAGGAGGTTCGGCCCGACCAGCCGCACCCGAACATGGTTTGA